One window of Diabrotica undecimpunctata isolate CICGRU chromosome 8, icDiaUnde3, whole genome shotgun sequence genomic DNA carries:
- the LOC140448239 gene encoding uncharacterized protein, which translates to MATIYELTVTNLRRHLEDRELASTGKKAELVQRLKNALLEEGLDPETYIFEDAVLSSISKVSGDVAKVSGDVAKVSGDVAKVSGDIASLENKVSGDIASLESKVSNEISSLESKVSANISSEISKVTSEMSALDDRISSLKNQVAADKLAFEEKIKEMERKMEETGTAERGNNPITVEIKEDETKCKLEIRPKFEGSGGSVHVKVPTFDGKSSWNNYMKQFESAARANGWSEKEKAVNLTIALRGDALDVLQTIAVEETDDFEQLKKRLNMRYGHEHLEHVYQSQLKNRRQKKDEALQEYEVDIARLVRYAYPTAPEDMMEKLAVQTFIDGLRDHEMQRTLRLARHKTLVDVLSAALEYESATQASGGYSKVRTVKEEGDEDKLDQLVNMMKSMTYKKTKTIRCWNCGEIGHVRSSCKHPSVFELLLIRLKDSLQK; encoded by the exons atggctacgatttatgagctgacagtgactaatttaagaagacatcttgaagacagagaattagcttccaccggaaaaaaggctgagttagtccaacgactaaagaacgctttgctagaagaaggactagatccagagacttatatatttgaagatgctgtcctctcgtcgatttcgaaagtttctggtgatgtagccaaagtttctggtgatgtagccaaagtttctggtgatgtagccaaagtttctggtgacatcgcatcattagagaacaaa gtttccggcgacatcgcttctttagaaagcaaagtttctaacgagatttcttccctggaaagcaaagtttctgctaacatctcttcagaaatctctaaagtcacttctgagatgtctgccctggacgatagaatatcttcgttaaaaaaccaagttgctgccgataagttggccttcgaagaaaagattaaagagatggaaaggaagatggaagaaacagggacagcagagagaggtaacaatccgattacagtggagataaaagaagacgagacgaaatgtaagttggaaatacggccgaaatttgaaggaagtggaggttctgtccatgtgaaagtcccaactttcgacggaaaatcgtcatggaacaactacatgaaacagttcgaatcagctgcaagagcgaatggatggtctgaaaaagaaaaggctgtaaacctgactatcgctcttcgaggagatgccttagatgtgcttcagaccatagccgtagaggagaccgatgatttcgaacaactgaagaagaggttaaatatgcgatatggccacgaacatttggagcatgtatatcagtcgcagcttaaaaatcgtagacagaagaaagatgaggctcttcaagaatatgaggtagatattgccagattagtacgatatgcttatccaacagctcccgaagacatgatggaaaaattggccgttcaaacgtttattgatggtcttcgtgatcatgaaatgcagagaacactacgattagctcgtcacaagacgctggttgatgtcttatccgccgctctcgaatacgagtcagctacgcaggcctctggcgggtacagtaaagttaggactgtaaaagaggaaggagatgaagataaacttgaccagctcgttaatatgatgaaaagcatgacatataagaaaacgaagaccatcagatgctggaattgtggcgaaataggacacgtgcgaagctcctgtaagcaccctag